GATGCACCTGCCCCGACGGTACTGGGTGATGGTCAGTGTACGGCCTGCGGCGCCCCCTGCGCGGCAGACGCCTGGGCAGGCAACCAGCGGCGCAGCGCCAGAGGCACGCCCTCGGTGGCGACCAGCACCAGCGCCACGTACCGCAGCGCCCGCACTACGCCCATGTCCTTGAGTTCCTGCGGCAGCGCGCCCAGCGCGAAGTACACCGCGAACACCATCACCAGCCCCAGCACCGCCACGATGAGCCGCCCGGCCCAGTCCCGCGGCGGAGCGAACGTCGGGCGCGACGCCCAGAAGCCCGCCAGCAGCCCCAGCCCCGTCCCGAACTCCCGCGGGGCGCCCGCCGGGATCAGGGCCGCGACGACCAGCAGCGCCGCCGGAATGCCCCAGCGCAGCAGACCCGCCTGCGGGAAGTGCACCCGGGCCGCCAGCAGCGCGAAGACAGCGCCCAGCAGCAGGCCCACCACGACGTCACTGGGGTAGTGGACGTTCAGCAGCAGGCGCGACGCCGCGATCACCGCCACCAGCAGGACGGCGAACACCGTGAACCCTGTCGAGCGCAGCTGCGCCGCGATGCCCAGCCACAGCGTGGCGCTCATCTGCGAGTGCCCGCTCGGCAGGCCCGGCCCGCCCGCCGTCGCCCGCGCGGCCTCCGATGCCACCGACGGATCGTTCGTGAACGGCCTGGGCAGGTTCAGACCGTACTTCAGCGCGGAGTTCAGCAGGTAGCTCAGCGCGAACGCCACGCCCAGTTCCCGCCCCCCCTGCGGCCGCACCAGCCACGTGAACAGCGCCAGCACCACGATGAACACCTCGTCACGACCCAGGTTCGTGATCATCAACCACAGCGATTCCATGATGCCCACATCATGACGTATCGGCCGGGCGAACGTGCGTGATGCACAGTTGAACAGGCCGGAGGCGACCTCCCAGGTCAGGCAGGGGCCAGGAACGTCCGCAGGTACGCCAGCGCCCGCCCCCACACGTCTCCCGGAAAATCCCAGGGAGGCCGGTGGTTGTTCCCGGCACAGAATTCCGCCAGCGGCACCGTGATGTCCTCCACCTCCGCCGTCCATCCGGGCTGCGCCGCCTGAAACGCCCTCCGGTGCTCCCGGAGCAACTCGACTTCGGGCACGTAGCCCTGCCCGTCGAACGCCGTGACCCCGTCCGAGACGTACACGTGCGTTCCGTGGAATCCTGCCGCCGGGCGGATGAACCGCGGCCGGAAACCCGCACGCGGGTACCGTTCCAGAAAAGCGAACGCCAGCACGTGACACGCCCCTGCCGAGAAGAAACGCAGGTCAGGCCGGGCGCAACTGAGGTGAATGTCCCGAACTTCCTCAGGCGTGCGCCTCAGTGCCGTGAGGGGGTGCCGCATGCGCCCAGCGTACCCGGCGTGACCAGCGCGCGCACCCCCGCCCCTCGCCCTGCCTGGGGTCTGTCCAGACGAGCCCGTGAAAGCTAGACTGAACGTTATGACTGTTCCCCAGGCCGACGTTCTGCGCGCCGTTCAGCACAACTCCCCGAACGCGCTGGAGTTGCGCGGCATCACCAAACGTTTCCCCCTCGTGCTCGCCAACGACAACATCTCCATGCAGGTCAAGTGGGGCAGCGTCCACGCCCTGTGCGGCGAGAACGGCGCGGGCAAGAGCACCCTGATGAAGATCGTGTACGGCATCCAGCCCCCCACCAGCGGCGAGATCGTCGTGGATGGCGAGACCGTGAACCTCAGCGACCCCAGCGAGGCCATCAAGCGCGGCATCGGCATGGTCTTCCAGCACTTCATGCTCGTCGAGACGCTGACCGTCACCGAGAACGTCATCCTGGGCATGGAACCCACCAGCGGCGGCAGCATCAACTACGCTGCCGCGCGCAAACGCGTCGCGGACCTCATCAAACAGTTCAACTTCGACCTGAACCCCGACGCCATCGTCGGTGAACTGCCCGTCGGCCTGCAGCAGAAGGTCGAGATCCTCAAGACCCTGTACCGCGGCGCGCGCATCCTGATCCTCGACGAACCCACCGCCGTGCTGACCCCCAGCGAAACCGACGAACTGTTCGACTTCCTGGTCAACCAGTACGCCAGGAGCGGCAACGCCGTCGTGTTCATCAGTCACAAGCTGCACGAGGTGCTGCACATCAGCGACACGATCAGCGTCATCCGCGACGGTAAGATGATCGGCTCGATCCCCACCCAGGGCGCCACCACCGAAACCCTGGCCCGCATGATGGTCGGCCGTGACGTCACCCTGAAGGTCAACAAGGCCCCCGCCCAGCCCGGCGAGGTCGCCCTGAACGTGCAGAACGTCATCGTGAAGGGCGAACACCGCAACGCCGTGGACGGCGTGAGCTTCCAGGTGCGCGCCGGAGAGATCGTCGGCATCGCGGGCGTCGAGGGCAACGGCCAGAGCGAACTCGTCGAGGCGATCACCGGCCTCCAGACGTACCAGGGCCAGATCACGTACCTCGGCAAATCCGCGCGCGGCGTGCGCGAGGTCGAGGCCAGCGGCCTGTCCCACGTCCCCGAGGACCGCAATGAACGCGGCCTGGTCCTCGAGATGAGCACCGCCGAGAACTTCATCCTGGGCGAACACGACCGCGCGCCCTTCGCCGGACCGCTCGGCTTCCTGAAGCAGGACGTCATCGAGGAGAACGCCCGCACCCTCAGCGAGCAGTACGACGTCCGCCCCCGCAGCGCCACCCTGCCCGCCGGGAGCTACTCCGGCGGGAACGCGCAGAAGATCATCGTCGCCCGCGAGATGCGCAAGGGCCCCAAGATCCTCGTCGCCAGCCAGCCCACCCGCGGCGTGGACATCGGCGCGATCGAATTCATTCACGGACGCATCGTCGACGCGCGCGACCAGGGCCTCGCCGTGCTGCTCGTCAGCGCCGACCTCGGCGAAGTCATGAACCTCGCCGACCGCATCCTGGTCATGTATGAGGGCAAGGTCGTCGGTGAAGTGAACGCCGCGAACGCCACCGAAACCCAGCTGGGCCTCCTGATGACCGGCAGCGGTCAGGACACCACCACCACCAAAGCCGGCTGGTAACCCGGGAGCAGGCAGGAGGTGGCCGCCCCACCTCCGCCCCATGAATCAGGCCCGCCAGCGGAGACGCCGCGCGGGCCTTGCGCGTGATTGACACACCCCGCCTAATTCACCGGTTCCGGTTCGCTGTGCGCGGCCTTCCCGGTCAGGTTGATCCCGGCGCTGGCGGCGATCACGCAGGCCATCGCGGCCCACTGCACGGCCGTGAGGCGCTCGCCGAGGAACAGCAGGCCGCTCAGGGCGGCCAGGGCCGGTTCGATGCTCATCATCACGCCGAAGATCCGGGCGGGGATGGCGCGCAGGGCGCGCATCTCCAGCGTGTACGGCAGCGCGCTGGACAGCACCGCCACGCCCAGGCCCAGCACCAGTGCGTGCGGCGCGAGCAGCGCCGGACCGGCCTGAATCACCCCGAACGGCAGGGTGACGAGCGCGGCGACGATCATGCCCGCGACCACGCCGGTCGTGCCGGGCACCCGGCGGCCCACCGCGCCCCCCGCGAGGATGTACAGCGCCCACATGCCGCCCGCCACGAGCGCCAGCACGATGCCCAGCACCGGGACGTTCCCGGCCCCGCCACTGCCGATGGGGGAGATCAGCACGATGCCCAGCCCCGCCAGCGCCACCCACGCCACATCCAGCGGGCGGCGGGACAGCGCCAGCGACAACAGCAGCGGCCCCACGAACTCCAGCGTGACCGCCAGCCCCAGCGGCAGCAGCCGCAGCGACTCGTAGAACGCGAGGTTCATCAGGCCCAGCGCCGCGCCGTACGGGAGGATCGCCCGCCACTGCGCCCACGACAGGCGGTTCAGCGCGGGGCGGAACACCAGCATCAGCAGCGCCGCCGCGAGCGCCACGCGGACCGTGGTCGTCCCCGCCGGGCCCAGCGTGGGGAACAGCGTCTTCGCGAAGGCCGCGCCGCCCTGGATGCTCAGCATCGCCAGCAGCAGGGACGGCACGGGCGGCAGACTGGGCCGCGCACGGGTGGCGGCGCTCGTCAAGGCCGGAGCACCGGGGGGGCGGGACTGACAGGGTGGTGAAGGACGCGGGACATGGCGGGCATTAGATCACTCCTCGCGCGCCTGCCGGGGGCGGGTGTCTGCCCTGCCGGAATGCCTACTCCTGCTCCTCCAGCACCCGCCTGGCAATGGTGAACCCGCTCAGGCCCGCCGGGACGCCCGCGTAGATCGCCACCTGATGCAACACGTCACTCAGGTCACGCGCACTGACCCCGGTGTTCTGCGTGGCGCGGACGTGCCCCTCGAACTCCCGCTCGCGGCCCAGCGCCGCCAGGATGCCCAGCGTCACCATGTGCCGCTCGCGGTCCGTCAGATTCCCCCGGCCCCACGCCGCGCCCCAGGCGTACTCGGTCAGGAAGCGCTGGTAGTCCGCGCCGAACGCCTCGGGGTGGCCACTGAACGCCCGGTCCACGTACTCCTGCCCCATGACCTGCGCGCGTTTGCGTTTCCCGCGTTCCAGTTGCTCGCTCATGCCTGAGCGTACCGGGTGTGAACAGAGTGGCCCTGTCACCGTTCGGGGGAGAGGACCAGACAGCAGAAACCCCCTCCCGGCGGGGGGAGGGGGCAGGCATGGTTCAGGTGGGGCTCAGGCCCACTTGATCAGTCCGGCTTCCAGGTCGTTGCTCAGCCCATCGATCACGGGCAGCATGCGCACGCCGACCGAGTACAGGCCGCTGTCCTTCAGGGGGATCTCGGCGCTGAACGTGCCGCCGCCGCGGCTGGTCAGGGGCACGCGGGTCAGGTGACCGCCGCGGTTCAGGACCGCCTCGACGCGCAGTTCGTCCAGGTTGATCCCGGCGGGGTTCACGTGCGCGGTGACGGGCACGGTCTGGCCGGGGCGGGCGGTGGCGGGCATCTGCGCGGTCGCGGTCAGGGTGGTGTAGGGCCACTGCTGGCGCACCCAGCCCTTCCACGCGGCGAGCTCGCGCGCGCGGGTGCTGTTGCCGCTGGCGAGTTTCGCGCCGCGTTCGGCGATGGGCCGGTAGTACTTCTGCACGTAGTCGATCACCTGACGCTGCATGGAGAAGCGCGGGCTGACCGTCTGGATGGCGCGGCGCACCGTGGACGCCCAGGTGGGCTGGCCGCTCAAACCGCCGTAGTAGCGGGGCGTGATGTCGGTTTCCAGTGTGTGGTACATGCTGAAGGCGTCCGCGTCGTCCTGGACGTTCAGGTCGGCGTACTCGCGTTCCTCGCCGATCGGCCAGCCGTTCGTGCCATCAAAGCCTTCGCGCCACCAGCCGTCGAGGATGGAGAGGTTGGGGCTGCCGTTGAAACTGGCCTTCATGCCGCTGGTGCCGGAGGCCTCCAGGGGGCGGCGGGGGTTGTTCAGCCAGATGTCCACGCCCTGCACGAGGTGCCGCGCGACGTGCATGTCGTAGTTCTCCAGGATGACGATCTTGCCGCGGAACTCGGGTTCCTGGCTGATCTTGTAGATCTCCTGGATGAAGGACTTGCCGGGGTTGTCAGCGGGGTGGGCCTTCCCGGCGAACACGAACTGCACGGGTCGTTCGGGGTGGTTCACGATGCGGCTCAGGCGGGCCTTGTCGCGGAACAGCAGCGTGGCGCGCTTGTACGTCGCGAAGCGGCGGGCGAAGCCGATGGTCAGGGTGTTCTCGTCCAGCAGGGTGTCGGTGGCGGCCACGTCGGCGGCGGACGCGCCGTTGCGGAGCATCTGCTCGCGCATGCGGCCGCGCACGAAGGTGATCATGTCGCGCTTCATGTCGCGCTGCACGTTCTGCAGCTGCTGGTCGGTCAGTCCTTCGACGGCTTCCCACATCTGCTCGTCTTCCAGGCGCTCGGTCCAGTCGGCGGGCAGCACGTTGCTCAGCAGGTCGCGCATGGCCTGGCTGGTGAAGGTGAGGTTGTGCGCGCCGTTCGTGACGTGGCCGATCGGCACCTCCTCGGTCTCGGCGCCGGGGTACAGGAACTTCCACATGTCGCGGCTGACCTCGCCGTGCAGTTCGGACACGCCGTTCGCCGCGCGGCTCATGTTCAGCGCGAACACCGTCATGGAGAAGGTCGGGACCGGGTGGCCGTCCCACATCTGCTCGTGCTCGGCCAGCCGGTACAGTTCGTCGCGGCTGGTGGCGAGCTGCGCGGGCCACGCACCGATGTACCGGTCCATCAGGTCGTACGCGAAGGCGTCGTTCCCGGCGGCGACCGGCGTGTGCGTGGTGAACAGCGTTGAGCTGGCGACCGTTTCCAGGGCAGTCTTGAAGTCCAGGCCGCGCGCCACGTACTCGCGGGTGCGTTCCAGGCCCAGCAGCGCGGCGTGACCCTCGTTCATGTGGTACACGTCGCCGGGGACGTTCAGCACGCGCAGCGCGCGGATGCCCGCGACGCCCAGCAGGACGTACTGCTGCACGCGCAGTTCCTGGTTGCCGCCGTACAGGCGGGCCGTCAGTTTCCGGTCGTCCTCGTTGTTCTCGGGGACGTTCGTGTCGAGCAGCAGGACCTTGATGCGGCCCACGTTCAGGTTCCAGATGCGGACGTGCACGTCGCGGTCGCCGATGCGGACCTTCACGCGCGCCTCCTCGCCGCTGTCCGTCAGGGCGGGCGTGATGGGCAGGGTGGTCAGGTCGAGTTCGTCGTACGCCTCGTTCTGCCAGCCGTCCTTGTCGAACAGCTGCCGGAAGTACCCCTGGTGGAACAGCATGCCGACCGCCGTGAAGGGAATCCCCAGGTCGGAGGCACTCTTGCAGTGGTCGCCCGCCAGGACGCCCAGACCGCCGGAGTAGATGGGCAGGGACTCGTGGAAGGCGTACTCCATGCTGAAGTACGCGACGGGTTTCATCCCGGCGGCGTTCTTCGCGGCCCAGGTGTCCTGTTTGCCCATGTAGGCGTCGAAGTCGGCCATGACCTTCGCGTAGCGCGCGAGGTACGCGGGGTCCGCGGCGGCCTGTTCCAGGCGGGCCTGGGGCACTTCGAGCATCTGGCGCACCGGGTTGTGCTGGAAGCGCTCCCAATTTGCCGAATCGAGTTCCTGATACAGCGCCTGAGCGTGCGGCGTCCACGACCAGTACAGGTTGTAAGCCAGTTCCGACAGCCGCGCGATGCTGGGCGGCAGCTGAGGCAGCACAGTGACCTTGCCAATGACGTTCATACCAACCGAGCTTACACTAAGCCGCTCAGACCCTGCCTTCATTGGTTCTCGCCGCCCACACAATGAACAGGGCGACCTGTCCAGACATTCACCCCAGGAGCCCCCATGACCCACGACCCCCACGCCGCCCTGATGACCGAAGGTGACCGCATCGCCCGGCAGCTCACGCAGACGCTGCACGTCACCACCCACGACCCCGCCCGCCTGACCCTGCTGGGCCGCAGCCTCGCCCTGAACCTCGTGAAAGCCTTCCAGCAGACCCTGGAACACGTCACCCGCCACGCCGGCCACCCCGTCCACGCCGACCTGACCCAGGACGCGCACGGGCACCCCACCCTGCACCTGACCCGCGCGGGAAACCTCGTGGGCGACCTGCCCGCCGCCGACCTGCTGCGCGACCTGCTGTGGCCCCACGGCACCCTGCACCCCGCCATCCGCGAGCACCTTCAGGACGGCCTGAGCGGTAGCGAACACCACGCCACCCGCGCCCTGGTCGCCGCGCTGCGCCACCCCAGCGTCCTGAAAGGCATGGAAGCGAAGATCCGTGCCGTCCTGCCGTGACGCGCCGCCTGAATCAGGCAGAGTGAGCAGTTCGAGCCGCGGGTGGACAGGGAGCCCTGACAGCGGTTTTCAATTCCACCCAGGGGCCAAGGGCACGCCCCAGGGCTCCACGTCCAACCGCTGTCCTTCTCAGGTGCTCGCTCTGCGGCGCAGCTCTTCGAGTCCGCCCGATTCGGAGATATTGAGGAAGCCCTTCAATACCTCTGAATTCTGCTGTGCGGGGCGAAGGGTTCCGCCGTCAGATTCGCCCGGCTTACAGGGGTTCGTTCACGCTACGCGACTGCGGGTTGAGTTTCGCATGCACGGCCTGCGGCGACAGCTGATCCAGATCCAGCGGCATGGCCCGGCCGGAAAACCGCAGCCCCCGGTTCTCGACGGCCGTCATCAGGTCCTCCCAGATCTGTTCGTACTCGGCCAGCGTCACGACGCTGCCATCCGTATGGGAGAGCAGGCCCATCAGCGCCCAGGTGCGCGCCTCGAAGGAAGTGTCCGCGTAGGTCATGCCCCAGCCTAGGCACCAGTGTCTGACAGAGATCTACCCGGCTCCGGATTAAGAGCGGGAAACCCCACGCTTCCGGCACTGCCCCGGTCGGCCCGTGAGCCTGTACGGGCACGCGGGCGGGCCGACTGGAGCGCGAAAAGGCTCCCTGTGGCTCCCCGGCGTTCGGCCCCGGGGCACACGCTTGGGCAACCCTGAAGTGCTCCCTCATGAACCCTGTCCAGTGCACTGGCGGGCTCGCGGGCCCGACCGGGTCGTCAGCCCTGCGGCAGTTCCGCCTCGACCAGCGTGCCGTGCCCGGGACTGGACAGCACCCGGTACAGCCCGCCGCGCGCCTCGATCCGCTCGCGCATCTGCAGCAGGCCCAGGCCGCCCGCGCTGCTCACGCGGCCCGTGATGGCCTCCGGGTCGAAGCCCGCGCCGTCGTCCTGCACGCGCAGCGTCACCTGTTCCGCGCCGTGCAGGGCCACCTTGACCTCCTGCGCGCGGGCGTGCTTGGCAACGTTGTTCAGGCTCTCCTGCAGGATCCGGAACACCACCGCCTCGTCCCCCGGCGACAGGTGCACGTCCCCGCTGACGTTCAGGTGCGCGCGCAGGCCATTCTGCTCGCCGAAATCCAGCACGTAGCGCCGCACGGTCTCCAGCAGCCCGTAGCGTTCCAGGTCGATGGGCCGCAGCGCGAAGATCGAGCGGCGCACCTCGCGGATCTGCTCGCGCAGCAGCGTCGTCGCCGCCCGCACCTCTGCCTCCGCCTTCGCGGGGTCCGCGTGAAGCTGGCGGGCCACCACGTCCAGCTTCAGCGCCGCGAACGCCAGGGACTGCGCCACCCCGTCGTGAATCTCCCGCGCGATCCGGGCGCGCTCGTCACTGATCGCCAGTTCCTCCGAGTACAGGTACGCCCGCGCGTTCCGCACCGCCAGCGTCGCCTGCCCCGCCATCAGCGCCAGCAGCGACACCCGCGCGTCATCGAACGCGTTCGGGTCCGGGTCGCCCAGCAGCAGCACGCCCACCAGGCCCTCCTCGTCCCGCATGGGCAGGCCCAGCACGCTGCGGGCCTCGGGGAACACCTCCCCGGCCTCTTCGTCCGCCGCCTTCAGGGCCGCCTCGGCCTGCGCGACCCGCTGCGCGAACGCCGGGGCGACCCCGCCGCGCCGCTCGCCGTGCGCGTCCTGCGCGTACTCCAGTCGCAGCACCCCATCCTGGTCGCTCAGGACCACCGCGCGCGCCCCGGCCCCCACGCGGCCCGCCATGGCGTGCGTCACGCGGCCCAGCAGGCGGCGCATGTTGCGCTCCGCGCGGATGCTCTGATCCACCGAGTACAGCGTCATCAGGTCCAGCGTCCGCTGCCGCACCGCCTCCACCCCGCGCGCCACCTCGGCCGCCAGCGCCTGCGCCAGCGCCTCGGTGTCCGCCGGAGGCACGGTCTCGAAATGCAGCGCCAGCGCCCCACCTCCCGGCACCGGAACCCTCAGCGTGTGCAGCGGCCCCGCCGCCTCGCTGGTCCCCTCGGCGCGGGCCGTGCCGCTCAGGCCGCCCGGCACCGTCAGCGTCGCCCGCTGCGCCCCCGTCACGCGGACCGCGCCGCGCGCTGCGACGTCCAGCACCGCGCCCATGTCCGCCGCGTCCGACAGGTCCCGCATGAGTTCCTGCACCGCGCCCAGCCGCGCGTGCGACACCCGCAGCTCGCCGTACAGGTCCAGCAGCTGCCGCTCGGCCCGCTCCCGCGCGCGGGTGCCCTCCGCGATCCACTCCACGCTGAAGTACGTCACCGCCGGACCCACCAGCCCGTAGAACAGCAGGTGCGCCCACAGCTCCTGCGTCGCGCCGGGCAGCAGCGAGATCAGGAACTCCACCACGCCCACCACCAGCACGATCAGCGGCGGCAGCACGTTGCGCACCACCCGCACCCGGTCTGACAGGCGGAAACTGCGCGGCCCACGCCCCCGCACCGGGGTGTCCTCCAGCGCCTCCGGGGCAGGCGAGAGGTCCGGGGTCAGGGCGTCAGGGGCAGGCTGGCGCGGCGCGGGAGCGTCCGTCATGCGCCCAGTCTAGGCCCGCAGACCGGGGCGGGCCGTCCCGGCCGGACTCAGCGGTCTGGCCGGTCGTCGGTGGCCGGGAGGTCCAGCTCGGGCCGCTCCGTCGGCGCGTCCGGTGCGGGCGTCTGCCGGGGGGCGGTCGTGCCGCGCGCGGCGGCGTCCTCGACCTTCCACTGCACCTGCCGCAGCAGCCCGCGGAACAGGCGGCTCTCGGCGCTGCTCATCAGCGAGCGGTCCAGCAGCGCCCGCCACAGCCGCAGCGTGTGCCGCGCCCGCACCGCGTCCGTGTACCCGATCAGGGTCATCGTCTCGCGCAGGTGCCCGTACATCGCCTCCATCTCCTCGCGCGTGGCGGTCTTCCGCTGCCGTTCGGGCAGTTCCTCCTGCCCCTGCAGGAACTCGTAACAGACCAGCAGCACCGCCTGCGCCAGGTTCAGGCTCGCGTAGTCCCCGGTCGGGATGCGCACCGCCAGCTGACACTGCTCCAGGTCACTGTTGATCAGCCCGGTCTCCTCCGGGCCGAACACCAGCGCGGGCGCGGCCGCCGCGCGCACCAGCGGACGCACGTACGCCGGATGCTGCGGCGGCGCCAGATCCGCCCGCAGGCGCGCCGTCGTGCCCACGCTGAGGTCCCGGTCGGCCAGCGCCTCGCGCAGCGTCGGGTACACCTTCGCCTCGCGCAGCAGGTCCGCCGCGTGGACCGCCATCGCCACCGCGCCGGAATCCAGGTGATCGCAGCGCGGCGCGACCAGCCGCAGGTCCCGCGCCCCCATGTTCAGCATGGCGCGCGCCGCCGAACCGATATTGCCAGGAGTTTTAGGAGAAACGAGCACCACCGCGAGATTCACACCCCCGATGGTACCTCATGCCGATTCCGGACCATTCCGTGACGCGTCATGGAACGGTCCCGACCGCAGGGAAAGGAAAGAGGTCCGGACGCCAGCCTGGACCTCCGGAACGGGACGAAATCCGGAGCAGGCGCAAGACAGTCCGCCGTCAGGGCGAGCTGATCAGTGGCGTCTCGTCCACGACGTGCAGACCCCACTTCAGGTCGTGCGCGAGCTCCTCGGGCGTGTCGCCCCAGGAATCCATGCTGAGCTGCGTGACGCCCTGCGCACGCAGGTGGGTGTTCACCTCGTTCAGCAGCGCCGAGCGCAGCGCCGTGTGCCGCCACAGCGGGTGCACGCCCGGCGCGTCCACGCGGCCCCGTCCGTCCTCGACCGCGGCGCGGCACACGCCCACCCCGCGCCCCTGATCGTCCAGCGCGACCACGCTGACGTGCGCGTCGAAATCCCCCGCGCCGTCCCGCGCGGCGTCCTCGTGCACCGCGTGGTGCCCGATGCGGTCCTCGTAGGTGCGCAGCGCCTCCAGCCGCGCCACGTGCGGCGTGTCCGCTAGGGCGCGCAGGGTCACGCCGTCCGGCGGGCTGACGTGCCGGTAGGGCACGCGGCCCTCCAGGCGGCGGTACGCGCCCGTCTCACCCCAGCCGAGCTCCAGGAAGGGTTCTGGCGGGAACAGGTGCCCGTCGGCGAACACGTACACGCGGCCCACCTCGGCCCGCGCGGCGTCCGCCAGGGCCAGGGCCGCGGCGTCCCGCAGCGGTCCGCTGAACACGCCGCCCAGCAGTTCCGACCCGTGCGCCGGGCTGGGCCGCGTCCCGGCGGCCCCCAGGACCACCTCGCGCGGCTCGCCGTCCTCGCCGGGCTGCACCTCGAACGCCACCCACGCGGCCGTGCAGGCGTCCGCCATCCACGCGACCGCCTCCTGCGGCGCGTCGTACAGCGCCGCCAGCGCGGTCGTCAGGCCCTCGCCCGACAGGCGCTCCACGTGCACCGGAATGACCCCCTCGGTCACGCGCCCACCTGGGCAGGCAGGGGCCGCAGCGGGCTGCTCATCACCCGCGCGTACAACCCCAGGTAGTCGCGGGTCGGGCCG
The Deinococcus sedimenti DNA segment above includes these coding regions:
- a CDS encoding phosphatase PAP2 family protein, which codes for MESLWLMITNLGRDEVFIVVLALFTWLVRPQGGRELGVAFALSYLLNSALKYGLNLPRPFTNDPSVASEAARATAGGPGLPSGHSQMSATLWLGIAAQLRSTGFTVFAVLLVAVIAASRLLLNVHYPSDVVVGLLLGAVFALLAARVHFPQAGLLRWGIPAALLVVAALIPAGAPREFGTGLGLLAGFWASRPTFAPPRDWAGRLIVAVLGLVMVFAVYFALGALPQELKDMGVVRALRYVALVLVATEGVPLALRRWLPAQASAAQGAPQAVH
- a CDS encoding ABC transporter ATP-binding protein, which produces MTVPQADVLRAVQHNSPNALELRGITKRFPLVLANDNISMQVKWGSVHALCGENGAGKSTLMKIVYGIQPPTSGEIVVDGETVNLSDPSEAIKRGIGMVFQHFMLVETLTVTENVILGMEPTSGGSINYAAARKRVADLIKQFNFDLNPDAIVGELPVGLQQKVEILKTLYRGARILILDEPTAVLTPSETDELFDFLVNQYARSGNAVVFISHKLHEVLHISDTISVIRDGKMIGSIPTQGATTETLARMMVGRDVTLKVNKAPAQPGEVALNVQNVIVKGEHRNAVDGVSFQVRAGEIVGIAGVEGNGQSELVEAITGLQTYQGQITYLGKSARGVREVEASGLSHVPEDRNERGLVLEMSTAENFILGEHDRAPFAGPLGFLKQDVIEENARTLSEQYDVRPRSATLPAGSYSGGNAQKIIVAREMRKGPKILVASQPTRGVDIGAIEFIHGRIVDARDQGLAVLLVSADLGEVMNLADRILVMYEGKVVGEVNAANATETQLGLLMTGSGQDTTTTKAGW
- a CDS encoding EamA family transporter, whose translation is MLSIQGGAAFAKTLFPTLGPAGTTTVRVALAAALLMLVFRPALNRLSWAQWRAILPYGAALGLMNLAFYESLRLLPLGLAVTLEFVGPLLLSLALSRRPLDVAWVALAGLGIVLISPIGSGGAGNVPVLGIVLALVAGGMWALYILAGGAVGRRVPGTTGVVAGMIVAALVTLPFGVIQAGPALLAPHALVLGLGVAVLSSALPYTLEMRALRAIPARIFGVMMSIEPALAALSGLLFLGERLTAVQWAAMACVIAASAGINLTGKAAHSEPEPVN
- a CDS encoding carboxymuconolactone decarboxylase family protein, whose translation is MSEQLERGKRKRAQVMGQEYVDRAFSGHPEAFGADYQRFLTEYAWGAAWGRGNLTDRERHMVTLGILAALGREREFEGHVRATQNTGVSARDLSDVLHQVAIYAGVPAGLSGFTIARRVLEEQE
- the glgP gene encoding alpha-glucan family phosphorylase, which encodes MNVIGKVTVLPQLPPSIARLSELAYNLYWSWTPHAQALYQELDSANWERFQHNPVRQMLEVPQARLEQAAADPAYLARYAKVMADFDAYMGKQDTWAAKNAAGMKPVAYFSMEYAFHESLPIYSGGLGVLAGDHCKSASDLGIPFTAVGMLFHQGYFRQLFDKDGWQNEAYDELDLTTLPITPALTDSGEEARVKVRIGDRDVHVRIWNLNVGRIKVLLLDTNVPENNEDDRKLTARLYGGNQELRVQQYVLLGVAGIRALRVLNVPGDVYHMNEGHAALLGLERTREYVARGLDFKTALETVASSTLFTTHTPVAAGNDAFAYDLMDRYIGAWPAQLATSRDELYRLAEHEQMWDGHPVPTFSMTVFALNMSRAANGVSELHGEVSRDMWKFLYPGAETEEVPIGHVTNGAHNLTFTSQAMRDLLSNVLPADWTERLEDEQMWEAVEGLTDQQLQNVQRDMKRDMITFVRGRMREQMLRNGASAADVAATDTLLDENTLTIGFARRFATYKRATLLFRDKARLSRIVNHPERPVQFVFAGKAHPADNPGKSFIQEIYKISQEPEFRGKIVILENYDMHVARHLVQGVDIWLNNPRRPLEASGTSGMKASFNGSPNLSILDGWWREGFDGTNGWPIGEEREYADLNVQDDADAFSMYHTLETDITPRYYGGLSGQPTWASTVRRAIQTVSPRFSMQRQVIDYVQKYYRPIAERGAKLASGNSTRARELAAWKGWVRQQWPYTTLTATAQMPATARPGQTVPVTAHVNPAGINLDELRVEAVLNRGGHLTRVPLTSRGGGTFSAEIPLKDSGLYSVGVRMLPVIDGLSNDLEAGLIKWA
- a CDS encoding GAF domain-containing sensor histidine kinase; translated protein: MTDAPAPRQPAPDALTPDLSPAPEALEDTPVRGRGPRSFRLSDRVRVVRNVLPPLIVLVVGVVEFLISLLPGATQELWAHLLFYGLVGPAVTYFSVEWIAEGTRARERAERQLLDLYGELRVSHARLGAVQELMRDLSDAADMGAVLDVAARGAVRVTGAQRATLTVPGGLSGTARAEGTSEAAGPLHTLRVPVPGGGALALHFETVPPADTEALAQALAAEVARGVEAVRQRTLDLMTLYSVDQSIRAERNMRRLLGRVTHAMAGRVGAGARAVVLSDQDGVLRLEYAQDAHGERRGGVAPAFAQRVAQAEAALKAADEEAGEVFPEARSVLGLPMRDEEGLVGVLLLGDPDPNAFDDARVSLLALMAGQATLAVRNARAYLYSEELAISDERARIAREIHDGVAQSLAFAALKLDVVARQLHADPAKAEAEVRAATTLLREQIREVRRSIFALRPIDLERYGLLETVRRYVLDFGEQNGLRAHLNVSGDVHLSPGDEAVVFRILQESLNNVAKHARAQEVKVALHGAEQVTLRVQDDGAGFDPEAITGRVSSAGGLGLLQMRERIEARGGLYRVLSSPGHGTLVEAELPQG
- a CDS encoding RNA methyltransferase, giving the protein MNLAVVLVSPKTPGNIGSAARAMLNMGARDLRLVAPRCDHLDSGAVAMAVHAADLLREAKVYPTLREALADRDLSVGTTARLRADLAPPQHPAYVRPLVRAAAAPALVFGPEETGLINSDLEQCQLAVRIPTGDYASLNLAQAVLLVCYEFLQGQEELPERQRKTATREEMEAMYGHLRETMTLIGYTDAVRARHTLRLWRALLDRSLMSSAESRLFRGLLRQVQWKVEDAAARGTTAPRQTPAPDAPTERPELDLPATDDRPDR